One window from the genome of Metabacillus flavus encodes:
- a CDS encoding methyl-accepting chemotaxis protein, with product MKKIQKKVRSVRFILVKGFGILIGLSVLLAVLNFASIYKTKLDTERIVKTETAALILDEKLSYNLAQQASAIRAYFLYDNTSYKDEYENLKKDGAAIQKDLLAISDSPKIRELIKKTENWQGMIEKEVITPYEGGYRIQAVQNLSKEPQEISKQLIKDYQSIAEEREKQIMNSGVQIIRSGEITAALILVFSLLMAAGGLLIAFRTSRMIAKPISQLTKKMNEIASGILKKETLSSNSKNELGTLIDSANAMNMTLLNLVGEIKSAAGDIADQSEKLQISSIQVKEGNEQIASTMQELTLGAESQASTAADMAENMGHFLEKINEAAASGELSSKSAEEVMSETSEGSRLMERSIDEMNRIHDIMKGSVTKVAGLDEQSKKISKLMEVIQSVADQTNLLALNAAIEAARAGEHGRGFAVVADEVRKLAEQVSFSVGDIDVIVSSVRSETGAVAGDLEAGYEQALKGKDAIEKTGRTFETIRSKVEEVSSGITLISDRLDDLLDRGKNMDDAISNIASVSQEAAAGVEQTAAAAEQANGTMEMVRENSIHLTGLSEKLALSVNQFKS from the coding sequence ATGAAAAAAATACAGAAGAAAGTAAGAAGTGTTCGTTTCATTTTAGTAAAAGGCTTTGGAATTCTTATTGGTTTAAGCGTATTGCTGGCCGTATTGAACTTTGCCAGCATTTATAAAACAAAATTAGATACAGAGCGAATTGTAAAAACAGAAACAGCAGCACTCATTCTTGACGAAAAGCTTTCATATAATCTTGCGCAGCAGGCATCGGCCATCCGCGCCTATTTCCTGTATGACAATACTTCCTATAAAGATGAATATGAAAACCTGAAGAAAGATGGAGCTGCCATTCAAAAGGATTTGCTTGCAATAAGTGATTCACCAAAGATAAGAGAGCTTATTAAGAAAACAGAAAATTGGCAAGGAATGATTGAAAAAGAAGTCATCACACCTTATGAAGGCGGTTATCGAATTCAGGCCGTTCAGAATTTATCCAAAGAACCGCAGGAGATTTCCAAACAGCTCATAAAAGACTATCAGTCAATCGCAGAGGAACGTGAAAAGCAAATTATGAATTCAGGGGTTCAAATTATCCGCAGCGGAGAAATAACGGCTGCGCTGATCCTCGTTTTCTCTCTGCTTATGGCTGCAGGGGGACTATTAATTGCCTTTAGAACATCTCGTATGATTGCGAAGCCTATATCTCAGCTAACGAAAAAAATGAATGAGATTGCTTCGGGAATCCTAAAAAAGGAAACCCTCTCATCCAATAGCAAAAATGAACTTGGAACATTGATCGACTCAGCAAATGCCATGAATATGACCCTGCTGAATCTTGTCGGGGAAATCAAATCAGCGGCTGGTGATATTGCAGATCAGAGTGAAAAACTTCAAATTTCATCCATCCAGGTGAAGGAAGGAAACGAACAAATCGCATCAACCATGCAAGAGCTGACACTTGGAGCTGAGAGCCAGGCAAGTACTGCAGCTGATATGGCGGAAAATATGGGGCACTTCCTGGAAAAAATTAATGAAGCGGCTGCATCGGGAGAACTTTCTTCTAAATCTGCAGAAGAAGTGATGTCGGAAACAAGTGAAGGCAGCCGGTTAATGGAACGATCAATCGATGAAATGAATCGAATACATGATATTATGAAGGGTTCTGTAACGAAAGTAGCGGGGCTTGATGAGCAATCCAAGAAAATTTCAAAATTAATGGAAGTAATCCAATCTGTTGCGGATCAAACAAATTTACTTGCGTTAAATGCTGCGATTGAAGCTGCGCGTGCAGGTGAACATGGCAGAGGATTTGCTGTTGTAGCAGACGAAGTAAGAAAGCTCGCTGAACAAGTATCCTTTTCAGTTGGGGATATAGATGTGATTGTAAGCAGTGTCAGATCGGAAACAGGTGCTGTGGCAGGAGACTTAGAAGCTGGTTATGAACAGGCACTTAAAGGCAAGGATGCGATTGAAAAGACAGGTCGTACCTTTGAAACCATCCGTTCCAAGGTTGAGGAAGTATCGTCCGGTATAACCCTTATCTCCGACCGACTTGATGATTTGCTTGATAGAGGTAAAAACATGGATGATGCCATTTCGAACATAGCCAGTGTCTCGCAAGAAGCCGCCGCAGGAGTAGAACAAACTGCCGCTGCAGCAGAGCAGGCAAATGGAACAATGGAAATGGTCAGAGAAAATTCCATTCATTTGACAGGACTATCAGAAAAACTGGCTTTGTCAGTAAATCAATTTAAGAGCTGA
- a CDS encoding MerR family transcriptional regulator: MQEERSYKDKKVISIGTVSELTGLSVRQIRYYEERQLIAPERSSKGTRKYSFSDVERLMNIADLREEGVQTTEILKDIRKKEEKLKNPSQLRKKMLQGQLNAHFQYKHDG; encoded by the coding sequence GCAAGAAGAGCGGTCTTACAAAGATAAAAAAGTCATCTCAATCGGGACAGTAAGCGAGCTTACAGGCCTATCTGTAAGACAGATACGGTATTATGAAGAACGCCAGCTGATTGCTCCTGAGCGAAGCTCAAAAGGAACAAGAAAATACTCCTTCTCCGACGTAGAAAGGCTTATGAATATAGCCGACCTGCGTGAAGAGGGCGTCCAAACAACGGAAATATTAAAGGATATAAGGAAAAAAGAAGAAAAACTCAAAAACCCCTCCCAGCTCCGCAAAAAAATGCTCCAAGGCCAACTAAACGCCCATTTTCAATATAAACATGATGGGTAA